One genomic region from Nostoc sphaeroides encodes:
- the modA gene encoding molybdate ABC transporter substrate-binding protein, whose protein sequence is MKRRQILGFLGIAIAGLLLAIGLPLVTPSAVVAQSSTSITVSAASSLKDALQDIKILYQQSKSNINISYNFGASGALQQQIEQGAPADIFISAGKKQVDALEQKGLLLAGSRTNLANNTLVLIVAQDVFGITSFANLTDSKIKKIAIGEPRSVPAGQYGEEVLKNLKLYDQLKSKFVFGNNVRQVLAAVESGNAQAGIVYATDAKTSNKVKVVVTADEKLHSPIVYPVAVIKGSKNISAAKQFVQFLSGSQAKTVLRKYGFIVR, encoded by the coding sequence ATGAAAAGAAGACAAATTCTTGGCTTTCTGGGTATAGCAATTGCAGGCTTGCTCCTGGCAATTGGTTTACCATTGGTTACTCCTTCTGCTGTAGTAGCACAATCAAGCACCAGCATAACTGTGTCCGCAGCTTCCAGCTTAAAAGATGCGCTACAAGATATTAAGATTCTATACCAACAAAGTAAATCAAATATCAACATTAGTTATAACTTTGGGGCTTCTGGTGCTTTGCAGCAACAGATTGAGCAAGGTGCCCCTGCGGATATCTTTATTTCTGCTGGCAAAAAGCAAGTGGATGCCTTAGAACAAAAAGGATTGTTGCTAGCAGGTAGCCGTACAAACCTAGCAAATAACACTCTAGTCTTGATTGTGGCTCAGGATGTTTTTGGGATCACGAGTTTCGCCAATTTAACAGATAGCAAGATTAAGAAAATTGCGATCGGTGAACCCAGGAGTGTACCCGCAGGGCAATATGGAGAGGAAGTCTTAAAAAATTTGAAACTTTACGATCAGCTTAAATCAAAATTTGTCTTTGGTAACAATGTACGTCAAGTTTTGGCAGCAGTAGAAAGTGGTAATGCCCAAGCGGGCATAGTTTATGCCACTGATGCCAAAACTTCCAACAAGGTAAAAGTCGTAGTCACTGCTGACGAAAAGCTTCACTCACCAATTGTCTATCCAGTGGCAGTAATTAAAGGCAGTAAAAATATTTCTGCTGCCAAACAATTTGTCCAGTTTTTATCTGGCAGTCAAGCTAAGACTGTACTCAGAAAATATGGGTTTATTGTGCGTTGA
- a CDS encoding B12-binding domain-containing radical SAM protein, whose protein sequence is MTVNIKSLENQINVAADSKTAPSTQGTRYVPSHHRRILCIFPKYSRSFGTFHHAYPLMGNVRAFMPPQGILIVAAYLPKQWEVRFIDENVKSATKADYQWADVVIVSGMHIQKPQINQINELAHRAGKITVVGGPSVSGCPEYYPEFDILHLGELGDASDRMIEYLDQNLERPQSQIRFETKERLPLTEFPTPAYHLLNINDYFLANVQFSSGCPYHCEFCDIPELYGNSPRMKTPEQVVAELDAMRQSGNLGAVYFVDDNFVGDRRAAMKLLPHLIEWQKRNGYPIQFACEATLNLAQSPKLLEMMREAYFCTIFCGIETPEPNALHAISKDQNLSMPILKAIQVLNSYGMEVVSGIIIGLDTDTPETADRIIEFIRASQIPMLTINLLHALPRTPLWRRLEAEARLLYDENRESNVEFLMPYEQVIEMWRRCITTAYEPEFLYQRFAYNMEHTYPNRIEVPNSPSRASAANIRKGLTYLSNILLRIGIFSNYRQTFWKMAKPALKAGNIENLIHVGLVGHHLIKFAQDCAKNEESASFYSQKVLTKVRS, encoded by the coding sequence ATGACTGTGAATATAAAATCTTTAGAGAACCAAATTAATGTAGCGGCCGATTCAAAAACCGCTCCTAGCACTCAAGGAACCCGCTACGTTCCTTCGCACCATCGACGCATTCTGTGTATCTTTCCTAAGTACAGCCGCTCCTTTGGCACTTTTCATCACGCCTACCCACTTATGGGTAATGTCCGGGCTTTTATGCCACCCCAAGGTATTTTAATTGTGGCTGCCTATTTACCTAAACAATGGGAAGTGCGGTTTATTGATGAGAATGTCAAATCAGCAACTAAGGCTGATTATCAATGGGCTGATGTGGTAATTGTGAGTGGAATGCACATCCAGAAACCACAGATTAATCAAATTAATGAACTTGCCCATCGAGCCGGGAAAATTACCGTTGTCGGTGGCCCCTCGGTTTCTGGGTGTCCAGAATATTATCCTGAGTTTGATATTTTACATTTGGGTGAATTGGGAGATGCAAGCGATCGCATGATCGAATATCTCGACCAAAACCTGGAACGTCCCCAATCGCAAATTCGCTTTGAAACTAAGGAACGCTTACCCCTAACAGAGTTTCCAACCCCAGCTTATCATTTGCTGAATATCAATGATTATTTTTTGGCAAATGTGCAGTTTTCTAGTGGTTGCCCTTATCACTGCGAGTTTTGTGATATTCCCGAACTCTATGGCAATAGTCCCCGGATGAAAACACCAGAGCAAGTAGTCGCAGAGTTAGACGCAATGCGACAATCTGGCAATTTGGGGGCAGTGTATTTTGTCGATGATAACTTTGTTGGCGATCGCCGCGCCGCCATGAAGTTACTTCCTCATCTGATTGAGTGGCAAAAACGCAATGGCTACCCCATCCAGTTTGCTTGTGAAGCAACGCTCAACTTAGCTCAAAGTCCAAAGCTGCTAGAAATGATGCGGGAAGCTTATTTCTGCACAATCTTTTGTGGTATTGAAACACCAGAACCAAATGCTCTCCATGCGATTTCCAAAGACCAAAATTTGAGTATGCCCATCTTAAAAGCAATTCAGGTTTTAAATAGCTATGGCATGGAAGTAGTATCAGGAATCATCATCGGGTTAGATACAGATACACCAGAAACAGCAGACCGAATTATTGAATTTATTCGGGCATCACAAATTCCCATGTTGACAATTAACCTACTTCATGCATTACCTAGAACTCCATTATGGCGGAGGTTAGAAGCAGAAGCACGACTTCTCTATGATGAAAACCGCGAATCAAATGTTGAGTTTTTGATGCCTTATGAGCAAGTAATTGAGATGTGGCGGCGTTGCATTACAACTGCTTATGAACCGGAATTTTTATATCAGCGCTTTGCCTACAATATGGAACACACCTATCCAAATCGCATCGAAGTTCCTAACAGCCCATCTCGCGCTTCTGCGGCTAATATTCGTAAGGGTTTAACTTATTTAAGCAATATTTTGCTGCGGATAGGCATATTTAGTAACTATCGTCAGACTTTCTGGAAAATGGCCAAGCCAGCACTGAAAGCAGGTAATATTGAAAACTTGATTCACGTTGGACTTGTGGGACATCATTTGATTAAGTTTGCCCAAGATTGTGCCAAAAACGAAGAATCAGCTTCGTTTTATTCCCAAAAAGTACTGACTAAAGTTCGTAGCTAA
- a CDS encoding cupin domain-containing protein yields MYATRCVIPVIKSSKDYQVYRISPDASNRLAIIFDSTNANTSLTCCIEIFDVGGQTPPNRHQWAVEMFFVLKGEAIAICDGKSAIIKAGDSLLVPPTGTHLIKNTGSTRLYTLTVMVPNEDFSELIRSGIPSELDAEDMAVLGRFDALMSC; encoded by the coding sequence ATGTACGCTACTCGTTGTGTAATTCCAGTTATCAAATCTAGCAAAGATTACCAAGTATATCGCATCAGTCCCGACGCCTCGAATCGATTAGCAATTATCTTCGATTCGACAAATGCTAATACTTCTTTGACTTGCTGCATAGAAATTTTTGATGTTGGTGGACAAACACCCCCAAATCGCCATCAGTGGGCGGTGGAAATGTTTTTCGTCCTCAAAGGGGAAGCGATCGCTATATGTGACGGCAAGAGTGCCATAATCAAAGCTGGAGATAGTTTATTAGTGCCTCCCACAGGGACTCATTTGATTAAAAATACTGGTTCTACTCGCTTGTACACATTGACTGTTATGGTTCCCAATGAAGACTTTTCGGAATTGATTCGCAGTGGAATTCCGTCGGAGTTGGATGCAGAAGATATGGCAGTACTGGGGAGATTCGATGCTTTGATGTCCTGTTAA